The Corynebacterium simulans genome contains a region encoding:
- a CDS encoding amino acid permease produces MMGLGSTIGAGLFLGTGVGISAAGPAVLLAYCIAGLLAILVMQMLGEMGTVIPASGSFSEYAEHGIGRWAGFTQGWIYWLATVAVLGAEITGAAGFIGSWFGVSPWIPAAICVAFFGIVNLLRVRLFGEFEYWFAAIKILVIVAFLIVGFLLIFGLLPGHEAIGTKVFLDDGFMPNGLGGVAAGLLAVAFAFGGIEVVAIAAAESEDPEKSLVNAVRTTILRISVFYLGSVLVITFLLPYSSLGNADTAAQSPFTQVLDHAGIKGAAGFMEVIIVLALFSAFNAQIYASSRMMHSLASRHEAPKIFTKTNAQGVPTHAIALSVILSVIMVVLNYADTGWLLSFMLNAAGASLLIVWVFIAVSQLRLRRQLEAIHPLPIRMWAFPYLTWFALAVFAAIAVLMLTDASARVQLLSAGAMFVVLAFAGVLNAKARGISPTSTLPLPDVAKP; encoded by the coding sequence ATGATGGGCCTGGGCTCCACCATCGGCGCCGGTCTCTTCCTCGGAACCGGCGTCGGCATCTCGGCTGCAGGCCCTGCCGTCCTCCTCGCCTATTGCATCGCAGGCTTATTAGCCATCTTGGTAATGCAAATGCTCGGCGAGATGGGTACCGTCATCCCCGCCTCCGGCTCCTTTTCCGAATATGCCGAACACGGCATCGGCCGCTGGGCAGGCTTTACACAAGGCTGGATTTATTGGCTAGCCACCGTGGCCGTGCTGGGCGCTGAGATCACCGGCGCCGCCGGCTTCATCGGTTCTTGGTTCGGTGTTTCCCCATGGATTCCCGCGGCTATTTGCGTGGCGTTCTTTGGAATCGTGAACCTGCTGCGCGTTCGACTCTTCGGCGAGTTTGAGTACTGGTTCGCCGCCATCAAGATCCTCGTCATCGTGGCCTTTTTGATTGTCGGCTTCCTGCTTATTTTTGGTCTTCTGCCTGGGCATGAAGCAATTGGCACCAAGGTCTTTTTGGATGACGGCTTCATGCCGAATGGCTTGGGCGGCGTCGCCGCTGGCCTGCTCGCCGTGGCATTCGCTTTCGGCGGCATTGAGGTCGTCGCCATCGCGGCGGCTGAGTCTGAAGATCCGGAAAAGTCCTTGGTCAACGCCGTTCGCACGACCATCCTGCGCATCTCGGTGTTCTACTTGGGCTCCGTTTTGGTAATTACCTTTCTGCTTCCCTACTCCTCGCTGGGTAACGCTGATACCGCGGCGCAATCGCCATTCACTCAGGTTCTCGACCATGCAGGAATTAAGGGCGCTGCGGGATTCATGGAAGTCATCATCGTGTTGGCACTGTTTTCCGCATTCAATGCTCAGATCTACGCTTCCTCCCGCATGATGCACTCGCTGGCCTCTCGCCACGAAGCACCGAAGATCTTCACGAAGACCAATGCACAGGGTGTTCCGACGCACGCGATTGCGCTTTCGGTCATTCTCTCGGTCATCATGGTCGTGCTCAACTATGCCGACACCGGCTGGTTGTTGTCCTTCATGCTCAATGCGGCGGGCGCCTCCCTGCTCATCGTGTGGGTCTTCATCGCGGTCAGCCAGCTGCGCCTGCGCCGCCAGCTTGAGGCCATTCACCCGCTGCCCATCCGCATGTGGGCTTTCCCGTACCTGACGTGGTTTGCATTGGCCGTCTTCGCAGCGATTGCGGTACTCATGCTGACTGACGCCTCCGCTCGCGTCCAGCTACTGTCCGCCGGTGCGATGTTCGTCGTCCTTGCGTTTGCGGGCGTACTCAACGCCAAGGCGCGCGGCATTTCGCCTACTTCGACGCTGCCGCTGCCGGACGTCGCCAAGCCCTAG
- a CDS encoding helix-turn-helix transcriptional regulator, with protein MPEHSNMVRKWRRWLEMTQADLAAEVGVSRQTIANIEKGNYSPSVYLALDICKVLGKSVEEVFNNNPESVNDNG; from the coding sequence ATGCCCGAACACTCCAATATGGTTCGCAAGTGGCGTCGATGGCTGGAAATGACCCAGGCAGACCTCGCCGCTGAGGTAGGCGTTTCCCGGCAGACCATCGCGAACATCGAAAAAGGTAACTACTCGCCTTCCGTGTACTTGGCACTAGACATCTGCAAGGTGCTCGGCAAGTCCGTGGAAGAAGTCTTCAACAACAACCCAGAAAGCGTGAACGATAATGGCTAA
- a CDS encoding GtrA family protein, whose amino-acid sequence MGQFIKFGMVGGSGTVVNLAVSYIAVKIALATSGITPDDPFVNLFGSAFHVRWYHVFQTIAFLVANTWNYQLNRMWTFKSVEKVSWLRGYVAFLVAGLGAYVVSLLLLTLFMNPNSPVGLPTDIFDNSTGLRTKFYWATAGSILLAMPINFIINKLWTFRSSPKAPVLVEHTEPA is encoded by the coding sequence ATGGGCCAATTTATCAAGTTTGGCATGGTCGGCGGATCGGGCACGGTGGTCAACCTGGCGGTGTCATACATCGCAGTCAAAATTGCACTAGCCACCAGTGGCATTACGCCCGATGACCCCTTTGTGAATCTTTTCGGTTCCGCGTTCCATGTTCGTTGGTACCACGTGTTTCAGACCATCGCTTTCCTCGTAGCGAATACCTGGAACTACCAGCTCAATCGCATGTGGACTTTCAAATCGGTGGAAAAGGTCTCCTGGCTTCGGGGCTACGTTGCGTTTCTTGTTGCGGGACTGGGGGCGTATGTCGTCAGCCTTTTGCTTTTGACCTTGTTTATGAACCCGAATTCGCCGGTTGGTCTACCCACGGATATTTTCGATAATTCCACTGGATTACGCACCAAGTTTTACTGGGCTACTGCGGGATCCATCCTGCTTGCGATGCCGATTAACTTCATCATTAATAAGCTGTGGACCTTCCGCTCTAGCCCGAAGGCCCCAGTCTTGGTCGAGCACACCGAGCCGGCTTAA
- a CDS encoding pseudouridine synthase — protein sequence MTYRPPAREGISPRKVVLQAVVPADTEYFAAAAGDSPFSPGQLLPAGMALSRPVPAWYHPDVPEEKPIPFDYTVLYEDRDLIVVDKPHFLPTTSNGRLVRETLQTRLRVDFGEDDIVPLHRLDRLTAGVVVCSRNPRTRGRYQRLFAERKVTKTYHARLSACLEYSGTVELSMHKVKGSRQVSLGGTPTLTQVEAHGYTASLIPHTGHTHQLRVVCNYLGAPIQGDDTYPVDRGLDLYDFSSPLQLVAHRLEFADPLSGTRREFSTLRQLGGNLI from the coding sequence GTGACCTATCGCCCGCCAGCCCGCGAGGGGATTTCTCCGCGCAAAGTAGTCCTGCAGGCAGTCGTGCCCGCGGACACCGAGTACTTCGCGGCCGCGGCGGGCGATTCGCCGTTTTCACCGGGGCAGCTTCTGCCTGCGGGAATGGCGCTTTCACGTCCGGTCCCTGCCTGGTATCACCCTGATGTGCCCGAAGAGAAGCCGATTCCCTTCGATTACACGGTGCTTTATGAAGACCGCGACCTCATCGTCGTGGACAAGCCACACTTTTTACCCACGACCAGCAATGGGCGATTGGTGCGCGAGACCCTACAGACACGCCTGCGCGTGGATTTCGGTGAAGATGACATTGTGCCGCTGCACCGCCTCGACCGCCTGACTGCCGGGGTAGTGGTGTGCTCACGCAACCCTCGCACACGCGGGAGGTATCAGAGGCTTTTTGCTGAGCGCAAAGTAACCAAGACCTACCATGCGCGCCTTTCTGCCTGCCTGGAATACTCCGGAACGGTTGAGCTTTCCATGCACAAGGTCAAAGGTAGCCGCCAAGTCTCGCTCGGCGGTACGCCCACGTTGACCCAAGTGGAGGCACACGGCTATACGGCCTCGCTCATTCCGCACACGGGGCATACCCACCAGCTGCGGGTGGTCTGTAACTACTTAGGCGCTCCCATCCAAGGCGACGACACCTACCCGGTAGACCGCGGACTCGACCTCTACGACTTTTCCTCGCCTCTCCAACTCGTGGCGCACCGCCTAGAGTTTGCAGATCCGTTATCCGGCACACGCCGCGAATTTTCCACTTTGCGGCAATTGGGCGGTAACCTGATTTAG
- the dapC gene encoding succinyldiaminopimelate transaminase, translating into MARQPLGNSLPDFPWNSLAEAKKKAQSHPDGIVDLSVGNPVDPVAPGVQLAMASHAEAPGYPTTAGTAQLQEAIRGNVARRTGAQPSSFGVLPVIGLKESIAWLPTLLGMRGQRVIIPSVAYPTYEVGALIAGAYPERADDPRDFGDAELAFINSPSNPTGRVKTVEEMRAVVAWARENNVIVASDECYLALAWDDEKKPVSILDPRVTDGDNTGLIAMHSLSKSHNLASYRTGFFAGDEALIAELLELRKHAGLIVPGPIQAAMVEALNDDDSATLQVRHYAARRAKLLRALTGAGFRIEHSEASMYLWATRDEQCRITVDWLAERGILVAPGDFYGPSGDKFVRIGLNGTDERIDAAVARLAADN; encoded by the coding sequence ATGGCTCGTCAACCGCTTGGAAATAGCCTGCCGGACTTTCCGTGGAACTCGCTTGCTGAGGCGAAGAAGAAGGCTCAGTCGCACCCAGATGGCATCGTGGATCTTTCCGTGGGCAACCCGGTCGATCCAGTAGCTCCGGGCGTGCAGCTGGCGATGGCTTCGCACGCGGAGGCTCCCGGCTATCCCACCACGGCGGGCACTGCGCAGCTGCAGGAAGCCATCCGCGGTAATGTTGCGCGCCGCACGGGCGCTCAACCTTCCTCCTTCGGCGTACTGCCGGTAATCGGCTTGAAGGAGTCTATCGCTTGGCTGCCGACGCTGCTGGGCATGCGCGGCCAGCGCGTCATCATCCCTTCCGTGGCTTATCCGACTTACGAGGTGGGCGCGCTGATTGCTGGCGCATACCCAGAGCGCGCGGACGATCCTCGCGACTTTGGCGATGCAGAGCTGGCCTTTATCAACTCGCCGTCGAACCCGACCGGCCGAGTAAAGACCGTGGAAGAGATGCGTGCCGTGGTGGCATGGGCGCGTGAGAACAACGTCATTGTGGCCTCTGACGAGTGCTACTTGGCGTTGGCATGGGACGACGAGAAGAAGCCGGTTTCCATCTTGGATCCGCGCGTGACTGACGGCGATAACACGGGTCTTATCGCGATGCACTCGTTGTCGAAGTCCCATAACCTGGCCTCTTATCGCACGGGCTTTTTCGCGGGTGATGAGGCGCTTATCGCGGAGCTTCTCGAGCTGCGCAAGCACGCAGGCCTTATCGTTCCAGGGCCGATTCAGGCTGCGATGGTTGAAGCGCTAAACGACGACGATTCTGCGACGCTGCAGGTGCGCCACTATGCCGCCCGCCGCGCTAAGCTCCTGCGCGCACTAACTGGCGCCGGCTTTCGCATCGAGCACTCTGAGGCCAGCATGTACCTGTGGGCGACCCGCGATGAGCAGTGCCGCATTACCGTAGATTGGCTGGCCGAGCGCGGAATCTTGGTTGCCCCGGGTGACTTTTATGGCCCATCGGGTGATAAGTTCGTGCGCATCGGCTTGAACGGCACTGATGAGCGTATCGATGCCGCTGTGGCCCGCCTTGCTGCTGACAACTAG